One segment of Halococcus salsus DNA contains the following:
- a CDS encoding AGE family epimerase/isomerase, with product MTDAATVVETYRPKLEAVLEENVLDFWFPRCIDEAGGFLTSYDSEGEFAGNGHKQVVTQARMVWFTARLAREGYGEEYQEIAEHGLDFLLGEMWDGQDGGFVWEVERDGTTSKPNKHCYGQSFGLYALSEYHRATGDDRAAEYAHELVDLLDEYAKDEVHGGYVEYFTPEWEPILEGRTYLDNIEPDWSPKESGDDALDASLKLMNTHLHLMEAFTTYYEVFETDRGRERLHELLDVLTNTVVRKKLGACSDKYTATWKPKLDVEDLRVVSYGHDIENVWLSMDAADALGLSKDLYTDLYETLWEYTLEYGYDDDHGGFYFYGGFDEPASFRVKAWWVQAEGMTSALRMYEHTGDERYLDVFTETYDFLDEYGIDHDVGEWHSGVTDDLEPVGRKGAVYKAAYHNGRALLESIAALERL from the coding sequence ATGACCGACGCGGCCACCGTCGTCGAGACGTACCGTCCGAAGCTCGAAGCGGTGCTGGAGGAGAACGTCCTCGACTTTTGGTTTCCCCGATGCATCGACGAGGCGGGTGGCTTTCTGACGAGCTACGATAGCGAGGGCGAGTTCGCGGGCAACGGCCACAAACAGGTCGTGACCCAGGCGCGGATGGTCTGGTTCACCGCACGACTCGCGCGCGAGGGCTACGGCGAGGAGTATCAAGAAATCGCCGAGCACGGCCTCGATTTCCTGCTGGGCGAGATGTGGGACGGCCAGGATGGAGGGTTCGTCTGGGAAGTCGAACGCGACGGCACCACCTCGAAACCCAACAAACACTGCTACGGCCAGTCGTTCGGCCTCTACGCCCTCTCGGAGTACCATCGGGCGACCGGCGACGACCGCGCCGCCGAGTACGCCCACGAGCTCGTCGACCTGCTCGACGAGTACGCCAAAGACGAGGTTCACGGGGGCTACGTCGAGTACTTCACGCCCGAGTGGGAGCCGATCCTCGAAGGCAGAACCTACCTCGACAACATCGAGCCCGACTGGTCGCCGAAGGAGTCCGGCGACGACGCGCTCGACGCCTCCCTGAAACTCATGAACACCCACCTCCACCTGATGGAGGCGTTCACGACCTACTACGAGGTGTTCGAAACCGACCGCGGTCGCGAGCGCTTGCACGAACTCCTCGACGTCCTCACGAACACCGTGGTCCGAAAGAAACTGGGTGCGTGTTCGGACAAGTACACAGCCACTTGGAAACCTAAGCTCGACGTCGAGGACCTGCGGGTGGTCTCGTACGGCCACGACATCGAGAACGTCTGGCTCTCGATGGACGCCGCCGACGCCCTCGGACTCTCGAAGGACCTCTACACGGACCTCTACGAGACGCTCTGGGAGTACACCCTCGAATACGGCTACGACGACGACCATGGAGGATTTTACTTCTACGGTGGCTTCGACGAGCCCGCGAGCTTCCGGGTCAAGGCGTGGTGGGTCCAGGCCGAAGGCATGACGAGTGCGCTTCGGATGTACGAACACACTGGCGACGAGCGCTATCTCGACGTCTTCACCGAGACCTACGACTTCCTCGACGAGTACGGTATCGACCACGACGTGGGTGAGTGGCACTCGGGCGTGACCGACGACCTCGAACCCGTCGGGCGGAAGGGGGCGGTCTACAAGGCCGCCTACCACAACGGCCGCGCGCTCCTCGAATCGATCGCGGCGCTCGAACGGCTGTAG